A region from the Citrobacter telavivensis genome encodes:
- a CDS encoding phage tail protein, translating to MNKPQSLRSALNKAVAYVRDNPDKLHLFVDNGSLVATGASSMSWEYRYTMNVVIEDFSGDQNLLMAPVLLWLSDNQPDAINNPDLREKLFTFEVDILRNDVCDISLNLQLTERVLVSTDGNVSSVEAVPEPDGPEEMWTVKRG from the coding sequence GTGAACAAACCACAGTCCTTACGCAGCGCCCTGAATAAAGCGGTTGCCTATGTCCGCGATAACCCGGACAAGCTGCACCTTTTCGTTGATAACGGCTCACTGGTTGCAACCGGTGCCAGCTCCATGTCATGGGAATACCGCTACACCATGAACGTGGTGATCGAGGATTTCAGCGGTGACCAGAATTTGCTGATGGCTCCTGTGCTGCTGTGGCTAAGTGACAACCAGCCGGATGCTATCAATAACCCGGATCTGCGCGAAAAACTATTCACCTTTGAAGTGGATATTCTGCGCAACGATGTGTGCGATATCAGCCTGAACCTGCAATTGACGGAGCGTGTACTGGTCAGCACTGACGGTAATGTGTCGAGCGTTGAAGCGGTGCCAGAGCCGGACGGACCCGAAGAAATGTGGACGGTGAAACGTGGATGA
- a CDS encoding phage tail protein I: protein MNSLLPSGSSLLERRLAQTCSGISGLMVPLRDLWNPATCPVSFLPYLAWAFSVDRWDESWAESVKRRVVQDAFYIHQHKGTTSAVRRVVEPFGFLIRIIEWWQTGETPGTFRLDIGVQDQGITEETYLELERLIGDAKPCSRHLIGMSINLQTSGPYFVGAATYTGEEITIYPYINDTIISGGAAYEGGAVHVIDTMRVNP from the coding sequence ATGAATAGCCTGCTGCCGTCAGGTTCATCGCTGCTTGAGCGCCGACTGGCGCAGACCTGCAGCGGGATTTCCGGACTTATGGTGCCGCTGCGCGATTTGTGGAACCCGGCAACGTGTCCGGTCAGCTTTCTGCCGTATCTGGCGTGGGCGTTTTCCGTTGACCGCTGGGACGAAAGCTGGGCGGAGAGCGTCAAGCGCCGGGTGGTGCAGGATGCTTTCTATATTCACCAGCACAAGGGGACAACCAGCGCAGTGCGGCGCGTGGTGGAGCCGTTTGGCTTCCTGATTCGCATCATTGAGTGGTGGCAGACCGGCGAAACGCCGGGGACGTTCCGTCTGGATATTGGCGTGCAGGACCAGGGCATCACGGAAGAAACCTATCTGGAACTGGAGCGCCTCATCGGTGATGCCAAACCGTGCAGCCGTCACCTGATCGGCATGTCCATCAACCTGCAGACCAGCGGCCCCTATTTTGTAGGCGCGGCTACCTACACCGGCGAAGAAATCACGATCTACCCGTATATCAACGACACCATTATTTCCGGTGGCGCCGCTTACGAGGGCGGGGCAGTCCATGTTATTGACACAATGAGAGTGAATCCATGA
- a CDS encoding phage major capsid protein, P2 family: MKKKTRFAFNAYLQQLARLNGVEIEELSSKFTVEPSVQQTLEDQIQQSAAFLTLINITPVTEQSGQLLGLGVGSTIAGTTDTTTKEREPTDPTLMEDVEYKCEQTNFDTVLTYAKLDLWAKFQDFQVRIRNAIVKRQALDRIMIGFNGVKRAKTSNRAENPLLQDVNKGWLQKIREDAPDHVMGSKTAEDGTTTAEPVKVGPGGKYLNLDAVVMDTVNELIDVEYQDDDELVVVCGRELLSDKYFPLVNKEQDNSEKIAADLIISQKRMGGLQAVRAPFFPANALLITRLDNLSIYWQEDTRRRSVIDNPKRDRIENFESVNEAYVVEDYRCAALVENIEIGDFSAPAAPEGGE, from the coding sequence ATGAAAAAGAAAACCCGCTTTGCCTTTAACGCTTACCTGCAGCAACTGGCGCGCCTGAACGGTGTGGAGATTGAAGAACTCTCCAGCAAGTTCACCGTGGAGCCGTCCGTGCAGCAGACGCTGGAAGACCAGATCCAGCAGTCCGCCGCTTTTCTGACGCTGATTAACATCACGCCGGTCACTGAGCAGTCCGGGCAGCTGCTGGGGCTTGGCGTTGGCAGCACCATTGCCGGAACCACTGATACCACCACCAAAGAGCGCGAGCCAACCGATCCGACGCTGATGGAAGATGTGGAATACAAATGCGAGCAGACCAACTTTGATACGGTGCTGACCTACGCAAAACTGGACCTGTGGGCGAAATTCCAGGACTTCCAGGTGCGTATCCGCAACGCCATCGTCAAGCGTCAGGCGCTGGACCGCATCATGATCGGCTTTAATGGCGTGAAGCGTGCCAAAACCTCTAATCGTGCTGAAAACCCGCTGCTGCAGGACGTCAATAAAGGCTGGCTGCAGAAAATCCGCGAAGACGCGCCGGATCATGTCATGGGCAGTAAAACCGCAGAAGACGGCACCACTACTGCAGAACCGGTAAAAGTAGGTCCGGGGGGTAAGTATCTAAATCTTGACGCGGTGGTGATGGATACCGTCAACGAGCTGATCGATGTGGAGTATCAGGATGATGACGAGCTGGTTGTCGTCTGCGGACGTGAACTGCTGTCTGACAAGTATTTCCCGCTGGTCAACAAAGAGCAGGACAACAGCGAGAAAATCGCCGCCGATCTGATCATCAGCCAGAAACGCATGGGCGGCCTGCAGGCTGTGCGCGCGCCTTTCTTCCCGGCAAATGCCCTGCTGATCACCCGTCTGGATAACCTGTCCATCTACTGGCAGGAAGACACCCGCCGCCGTTCTGTTATCGACAACCCGAAACGTGACCGGATTGAAAACTTTGAATCCGTCAACGAGGCGTATGTGGTCGAGGACTACCGCTGCGCGGCGCTGGTTGAAAACATCGAAATCGGTGATTTCAGCGCGCCTGCCGCACCGGAAGGTGGGGAATAA
- a CDS encoding oxidoreductase, producing MNTTLTPADLDPRRQAMLLYFQGYRVARIAEMLGEKVATVHSWKKRDKWGDYGPLDQMQLTTAARYCQLIMKEQKEGKDFKEIDLLARQSERHARIEKFNDGGNEADLNPKVANRNKGPRRQPEKNVFTDEQTEKLEEIFRNGMFEYQRHWWQAGVKHRIRNLLKSRQIGATYFFAREALIDAITTGRNQIFLSASKAQAHVFKQYIIDFAKEVDVELKGDPMTLCNGACLYFLGTNARTAQSYHGNLYLDEYFWIPKFQELRKVASGMAIHKKWRQTYFSTPSSLTHSAYPFWSGALFNRGRAKADKVDIDLTHANLARGVLCPDGQYRQIVTVEDAVRGGCNLFDLDQLRTEYSPDEYQNLLMCEFIDDLASVFPLSELQACMVDSWEVWRDFQALALRPFGWREIWIGYDPAKGTQNGDSAGCVVIAPPTVPGGKFRILERHQWRGMDFRAQADAIKKLTQQYNVTYIGIDSTGVGHGVYENVKAFFPAVREFVYNPNVKNALVLKAYDIISHRRLEFDAGHTDIAQSFMAIRRATTASGNRPTYEASRSEEASHADLAWATMHALFNEPLQGESANTSNIVEIF from the coding sequence ATGAACACGACACTGACCCCCGCAGACCTCGATCCCCGTCGGCAGGCCATGCTGCTGTACTTTCAGGGATACCGCGTAGCCCGCATTGCTGAAATGCTGGGCGAGAAAGTTGCAACCGTTCACAGTTGGAAGAAGCGCGACAAATGGGGCGACTATGGGCCGCTGGATCAGATGCAGCTCACCACCGCCGCACGTTACTGCCAGCTCATCATGAAGGAGCAGAAAGAAGGGAAAGACTTCAAGGAAATTGACCTGCTGGCGCGCCAGTCAGAGCGCCATGCCCGGATCGAAAAATTTAACGATGGCGGGAACGAAGCTGATTTAAACCCGAAAGTTGCCAACCGTAACAAAGGGCCACGTCGCCAGCCCGAAAAGAATGTTTTCACTGATGAACAGACCGAAAAGCTGGAAGAAATCTTCCGCAACGGCATGTTTGAATATCAGCGCCACTGGTGGCAGGCAGGCGTAAAACACCGCATTCGCAACCTGCTTAAGTCACGCCAGATTGGGGCAACATACTTTTTTGCCCGCGAAGCGCTGATTGATGCCATCACCACCGGGCGCAACCAGATTTTCCTCTCTGCCAGTAAGGCGCAGGCGCACGTCTTTAAGCAATACATCATCGACTTTGCCAAAGAGGTGGATGTGGAGCTGAAAGGCGACCCGATGACGCTCTGCAACGGCGCGTGCCTGTACTTCCTCGGCACCAACGCCCGCACGGCGCAGAGCTACCACGGCAACCTGTATCTGGATGAATATTTCTGGATACCGAAATTCCAGGAACTGCGCAAGGTTGCCTCCGGTATGGCCATTCACAAGAAATGGCGACAAACCTACTTCTCCACACCGTCCAGCCTGACCCACAGCGCCTATCCGTTCTGGTCCGGCGCGCTGTTCAACCGGGGACGCGCCAAAGCGGACAAGGTGGACATTGACCTGACCCACGCCAACCTTGCGCGCGGCGTGCTCTGCCCGGACGGACAGTATCGCCAGATCGTCACCGTGGAGGATGCAGTGCGCGGCGGTTGTAACCTGTTCGACCTGGATCAGCTGCGCACGGAGTACAGCCCGGACGAATACCAGAACCTGCTGATGTGCGAATTTATTGACGATCTGGCGTCAGTATTCCCGCTCAGCGAGTTGCAGGCGTGCATGGTGGACAGTTGGGAAGTCTGGAGAGATTTTCAGGCGCTGGCGTTGCGCCCGTTTGGCTGGCGAGAAATCTGGATCGGATACGACCCGGCGAAAGGTACGCAGAACGGTGACAGCGCAGGCTGCGTGGTTATAGCACCGCCAACTGTACCGGGCGGGAAGTTCCGCATTCTTGAGAGGCACCAGTGGCGCGGGATGGACTTCCGCGCGCAGGCGGACGCTATCAAAAAACTGACGCAGCAATACAACGTGACCTATATCGGCATCGACTCGACCGGGGTCGGTCACGGTGTCTATGAGAACGTGAAAGCGTTCTTTCCTGCCGTGCGTGAATTTGTCTACAACCCCAACGTCAAAAACGCCCTGGTGCTCAAGGCGTACGACATTATCAGCCACCGCCGTCTGGAGTTTGACGCCGGGCATACCGACATTGCGCAGTCCTTTATGGCTATCCGCCGCGCCACAACCGCCAGCGGAAACCGCCCTACTTACGAAGCCAGCCGCAGCGAAGAAGCCAGCCACGCAGATTTGGCCTGGGCAACGATGCACGCGCTGTTCAACGAACCGCTGCAGGGCGAATCCGCCAATACCAGTAATATCGTGGAGATTTTTTAA
- a CDS encoding phage tail protein, with protein sequence MKVRAHQYDTVDALCWRHYGRTQGVTEQVLQANPGLAEYGPFLPHGLQVELPDITASTTAQTVQLWD encoded by the coding sequence ATGAAAGTGCGTGCGCATCAGTATGACACGGTGGACGCGCTTTGCTGGCGTCATTACGGGCGCACGCAGGGTGTCACTGAGCAGGTTCTGCAGGCAAATCCGGGGCTGGCTGAGTACGGCCCATTTTTACCGCACGGGCTGCAGGTGGAGCTGCCGGACATTACGGCGTCAACCACAGCGCAGACCGTCCAGCTATGGGACTGA
- a CDS encoding baseplate assembly protein, whose product MAVIDISLLPAPQIVDVPDFETLLAERKAAFVALYPTDEQEAVMRTLALESEPVTKLLQESTYREILLRQRINEAAQAVMVAYAIGGDLDQLAVNYNVKRLTVTPADSDAVPPVAAVMESDEALRLRVPAAFEGLSVAGPTAAYEFHARSADGRVADASATSPAPAEVVLTVLSREGDGTAEADLLAVVEQALNSESVRPVADRLTVRSAEIIPYSVDATIYLYPGPEAEPVMAAAKASLQKYIASQTRLGRDIRRSAIYATLHVEGVQRVELASPLADMVLDKTQAAFCTEWSVTNGGTDE is encoded by the coding sequence ATGGCAGTAATTGACATTTCCCTGCTGCCCGCGCCGCAGATAGTAGATGTGCCGGATTTTGAGACATTGCTGGCAGAACGCAAGGCCGCCTTTGTGGCCCTTTATCCGACTGATGAACAGGAGGCCGTTATGCGCACGTTAGCGCTGGAGTCTGAACCCGTCACCAAGCTGCTGCAGGAAAGCACCTACCGCGAAATACTGTTGCGCCAGCGTATTAACGAGGCCGCGCAGGCGGTCATGGTGGCATATGCCATCGGCGGCGATCTCGATCAGCTGGCAGTCAACTACAACGTGAAACGCCTGACGGTAACGCCTGCTGACAGCGACGCGGTGCCGCCGGTCGCGGCAGTGATGGAAAGCGATGAGGCGCTGCGTCTGCGTGTTCCGGCTGCGTTTGAGGGATTGTCCGTTGCGGGGCCGACGGCGGCCTATGAGTTTCACGCCAGAAGCGCGGACGGGCGCGTGGCGGATGCCAGCGCAACCAGCCCGGCACCGGCGGAGGTGGTACTTACCGTACTGAGTCGTGAGGGTGATGGTACAGCAGAGGCTGATCTGCTGGCGGTAGTTGAGCAGGCGCTTAACAGCGAGAGCGTGCGTCCGGTGGCAGACCGCCTGACGGTGCGCAGCGCCGAAATTATCCCTTACAGCGTGGATGCGACGATCTATCTTTATCCGGGGCCAGAAGCTGAGCCGGTGATGGCGGCGGCAAAAGCCAGCCTACAGAAGTATATCGCCAGTCAGACGCGGCTGGGCCGTGATATCCGTCGCAGCGCGATTTATGCCACGCTGCATGTCGAGGGCGTCCAGCGTGTGGAGCTGGCGTCACCGCTGGCTGATATGGTGCTGGATAAGACGCAGGCGGCGTTCTGTACGGAATGGAGCGTAACCAACGGGGGCACGGATGAATAG
- a CDS encoding LysB family phage lysis regulatory protein produces the protein MTRALVVGLALVLAALAWQSWRLNNATHTIETQGAALKSKTQELTKKNSQLIGLSILTETNSRAQTRLYAAAEQTTALLRSRQRRIEELKRENEDLRRWADTLLPADIIRLRERPALTGGAAYRKWLSQSDAVPPGKVSAAQ, from the coding sequence GTGACGCGCGCACTGGTGGTAGGGCTGGCGCTGGTTCTTGCGGCGCTGGCCTGGCAGTCGTGGCGACTTAACAATGCCACTCACACCATTGAGACGCAAGGCGCGGCGCTGAAAAGCAAAACGCAGGAACTGACGAAGAAAAATAGTCAGCTCATCGGCCTGTCCATACTGACCGAAACCAACAGCCGGGCGCAGACGCGGCTTTATGCGGCAGCGGAACAGACCACCGCACTGCTGCGCAGCCGCCAGCGCCGGATCGAGGAACTGAAACGTGAAAACGAGGATTTACGCCGCTGGGCTGACACTCTTTTGCCTGCTGACATTATCCGGCTGCGGGAGCGTCCGGCCCTCACAGGAGGTGCAGCTTACCGTAAGTGGCTGTCCCAGAGTGACGCAGTGCCGCCTGGAAAGGTCAGCGCCGCGCAGTAA
- a CDS encoding head completion/stabilization protein, protein MKFVAPEQAPEQAEVIKNTPFWPDVDLSEFRSVMRTDGTVTQPRLKQVVLTAISEVNAELYDFRNRQQMLGWRTLAEVPAEMLDGKSERIRHYHNAVFCWARAVLNERYQDYDATASGVKRGAELAEASGDLWRDARWAISRVQDAPHCTVELI, encoded by the coding sequence ATGAAGTTTGTTGCGCCCGAACAGGCACCGGAACAGGCGGAGGTCATCAAAAATACGCCGTTCTGGCCTGATGTGGACCTGTCGGAATTTCGCAGTGTGATGCGCACTGACGGCACGGTGACGCAGCCGCGTTTAAAGCAGGTCGTGCTGACGGCAATTTCTGAGGTTAACGCTGAGCTGTACGACTTCCGCAACCGTCAGCAGATGCTGGGCTGGCGGACACTTGCTGAGGTTCCGGCAGAAATGCTGGACGGCAAAAGCGAGCGTATCCGGCACTACCACAACGCTGTTTTTTGCTGGGCGCGCGCCGTGCTCAATGAGCGTTATCAGGACTATGACGCCACGGCATCCGGTGTGAAGCGAGGGGCGGAGCTGGCGGAGGCCAGCGGCGATCTGTGGCGAGATGCCCGCTGGGCCATCAGCCGGGTGCAGGATGCGCCGCACTGTACGGTGGAGCTTATCTGA
- a CDS encoding tail fiber assembly protein, whose product MNKYKWSAKYNAFFPIEMLHIYQSSWDELSDLIDIDDTVEAEFNGEPPEGKVRGVVDNMPAWVSEPPPTQEELTANAENMKLNLKTKADSEIAWRQDALDAEIATDEETVTLTEWKKYRVLLMRVDPASPVWPALPV is encoded by the coding sequence ATGAATAAATATAAATGGTCAGCAAAATATAACGCATTTTTCCCGATTGAAATGCTTCATATATATCAATCGTCATGGGATGAACTTAGTGATTTAATTGATATTGATGATACTGTTGAGGCTGAATTTAACGGGGAGCCACCTGAAGGGAAAGTGCGGGGGGTTGTTGATAACATGCCAGCATGGGTAAGCGAGCCACCACCAACACAGGAAGAACTAACAGCAAATGCCGAAAATATGAAGTTGAATCTGAAGACTAAAGCCGATTCTGAAATTGCGTGGCGGCAGGATGCGTTAGATGCGGAGATCGCGACTGATGAAGAAACCGTTACGCTGACTGAATGGAAAAAATACCGGGTTTTGTTGATGAGAGTTGATCCTGCGTCACCAGTATGGCCAGCCCTTCCGGTTTAG
- a CDS encoding capsid protein yields MTVKAKRFRIGVEGATTDGREIQREWLVQMAASYNPMVYTALINLEHIKSYLPDSTFNRYGRVTGLVAEEIQDGPLAGKMALYADVEPTDALVELVKKGQKLFTSMEVSTKFADTGKAYLVGLGATDDPASLGTEMLAFSASAAHNPLANRKQNPENLFSEAVETLIELEEAQDEKPSLFARVTALFTKKEQTDDARFSDVHKAVELVATEQQNLSERTDKSLSDQNQRLSELESSLQEQQTAFAELEQKLSSEDSRKDYRQRAPGGDAPAGTLTNC; encoded by the coding sequence ATGACAGTGAAAGCAAAGCGTTTCCGTATCGGGGTGGAAGGTGCCACTACTGACGGGCGCGAGATCCAGCGTGAATGGCTGGTACAGATGGCTGCCAGCTACAACCCGATGGTCTATACCGCGCTGATTAACCTTGAGCACATCAAGTCTTATCTGCCGGACAGCACTTTTAACCGCTATGGCAGGGTGACGGGGCTGGTAGCAGAAGAAATCCAGGATGGGCCGCTTGCGGGCAAGATGGCGCTTTATGCTGATGTCGAACCCACGGACGCCCTGGTGGAACTGGTGAAAAAGGGCCAGAAGCTTTTCACCTCCATGGAGGTCAGCACGAAGTTTGCCGACACCGGCAAAGCCTACCTTGTGGGGCTGGGGGCGACGGACGATCCGGCGAGTCTGGGTACTGAAATGCTGGCATTCAGCGCCAGCGCAGCACACAACCCGCTGGCGAACCGTAAGCAGAACCCTGAAAACCTGTTTTCGGAAGCAGTTGAAACGCTGATCGAACTGGAAGAAGCCCAGGACGAAAAGCCGTCCCTCTTTGCCCGCGTCACCGCGCTGTTCACCAAAAAAGAACAGACCGACGATGCGCGCTTCTCTGATGTGCATAAAGCCGTGGAGCTGGTCGCTACTGAGCAGCAGAACCTGAGCGAGCGCACTGACAAATCCCTGTCCGATCAGAACCAGCGCCTTTCTGAACTGGAGTCCTCCCTGCAGGAGCAGCAGACCGCCTTTGCCGAGCTTGAGCAAAAGCTTAGCAGCGAAGACAGCCGCAAGGATTACCGCCAGCGCGCGCCGGGCGGTGACGCACCGGCAGGCACCCTGACCAATTGCTGA
- a CDS encoding phage virion morphogenesis protein, which yields MDELQRMDDWLTALLANLEPAARNRMMRQLAQQLRRMQQQNIRLQRNPDGTAFEARRVTARSKKGRIKRQMFAKLRTTKYLKTAATADSASVHFERKVQRIARVHHYGLRDRVSKKGGEVKYSERRLLGFNMSTQDMIIENLLEFFVVNHLWFKT from the coding sequence GTGGATGAGCTGCAGAGGATGGATGACTGGCTGACGGCATTGCTGGCAAATCTGGAGCCTGCAGCACGCAACCGTATGATGCGGCAACTGGCGCAACAGTTGCGCCGGATGCAGCAGCAGAACATCAGGCTGCAGCGTAATCCAGACGGCACCGCCTTTGAGGCGCGCCGGGTGACGGCCAGAAGCAAAAAGGGGCGTATCAAGCGCCAGATGTTCGCCAAATTGCGCACCACTAAATACCTGAAAACCGCAGCCACTGCGGATTCTGCCAGCGTGCACTTTGAGAGGAAAGTTCAGCGGATTGCGCGGGTGCATCATTATGGGCTGCGTGATCGTGTCAGTAAAAAGGGAGGTGAAGTGAAGTATTCTGAACGTCGATTGTTAGGATTTAATATGAGCACACAGGATATGATAATCGAAAATCTACTTGAGTTTTTTGTGGTTAACCATCTCTGGTTTAAAACATAA
- a CDS encoding phage baseplate assembly protein V, with product MNAQLTEIMRLITNLIRTGTVTEVDRENWLCRVRVGELETNWINWLTLRAGGARTWWCPSPDEQVVVLSMGGNLETAFALPAIYSSQFAPPSDSVDGCVTEYPDGGWFEYEPATGRWYVRGIKSMVIEAADNITLKTGEFVVEADTTRINSEVVINGGVTQGGGAMSSNGIVVDDHVHTGVAKGGANTGGPV from the coding sequence ATGAATGCACAACTTACAGAAATCATGCGCCTTATCACCAACCTGATCCGCACCGGCACAGTGACCGAAGTGGACCGGGAAAACTGGCTGTGCCGGGTGAGAGTGGGCGAGCTTGAAACCAACTGGATTAACTGGCTGACGTTGCGTGCCGGTGGTGCCCGTACATGGTGGTGTCCGTCGCCGGATGAGCAGGTGGTGGTGCTGAGTATGGGTGGCAATCTGGAAACTGCTTTTGCGTTGCCTGCCATCTATTCCAGTCAGTTTGCGCCACCGTCGGATTCCGTGGACGGCTGCGTGACGGAGTACCCGGACGGGGGCTGGTTTGAGTATGAACCCGCCACCGGGCGGTGGTATGTCAGGGGTATCAAATCCATGGTGATCGAGGCGGCGGACAATATCACCCTCAAAACCGGTGAGTTTGTGGTGGAGGCCGACACCACGCGCATTAACAGCGAGGTGGTGATCAATGGCGGCGTTACCCAGGGAGGCGGTGCGATGAGTTCTAACGGGATCGTGGTGGATGACCATGTGCATACCGGTGTTGCGAAGGGTGGTGCAAATACCGGAGGTCCGGTATGA
- a CDS encoding baseplate assembly protein, translated as MTLYIGMNQKDGQSITDTDHLRQSVRDILLTPQGSRIARREYGSLLSVLIDQPQNPALRLQVMSAVYVALSRWEPRLALDSITISSNFDGSMVVELTGQRNNGAPVSLSVSTGAENGSN; from the coding sequence ATGACGCTGTATATCGGCATGAACCAGAAGGACGGGCAGAGCATCACGGACACTGACCATCTGCGCCAGTCTGTGCGCGATATTCTGCTGACGCCACAGGGCAGCCGTATTGCCCGACGGGAGTATGGTTCCCTTTTATCCGTGCTGATTGACCAGCCGCAGAACCCGGCGCTGCGCCTGCAGGTCATGTCTGCGGTCTATGTGGCCCTGAGTCGCTGGGAGCCACGGCTTGCGCTGGATTCCATCACCATCAGCAGCAATTTTGACGGCTCCATGGTGGTTGAGCTTACCGGGCAGCGCAACAACGGCGCGCCGGTTTCCCTTTCGGTATCAACAGGAGCAGAAAATGGCAGTAATTGA
- a CDS encoding phage portal protein has protein sequence MSTIEPEKLPNKAATAEAFSFGDPIPVLDRRELLDYVECVQMDRWYEPPVSFDGLARTYRAAVHHSSPIAVKRNILTSTFIPHPLLSQQAFSRFVQDYLVFGNAYLEKRTNRLGGILSLEPSLAKYTRRGVDLDTYWFVQYGMTTQPYEFTRGSIFHLMEPDLNQEIYGLPEYLSAIPSALLNESATLFRRKYYINGSHAGFIMYMTDAAQNQEDVNNIRQAMKSAKGPGNFRNLFMYSPNGKKDGIQIIPLSEVAAKDEFLNIKNVSRDDMMAAHRVPPQMMGIMPSNVGGFGDVEKAANVFVRNELLPLQKRLEELNDWVGINVLNFKNYNLN, from the coding sequence CTGAGCACAATTGAACCTGAGAAACTGCCAAATAAAGCGGCGACAGCAGAAGCATTCAGTTTTGGTGATCCGATCCCCGTTCTGGACCGGCGTGAACTTCTTGATTATGTGGAATGCGTACAGATGGACCGCTGGTATGAGCCGCCGGTCAGTTTTGACGGACTTGCCCGCACCTACCGCGCCGCCGTGCATCACAGCTCACCGATTGCCGTTAAGCGCAACATCCTGACCAGCACGTTTATCCCGCACCCGCTGCTGAGTCAGCAGGCATTCAGCCGCTTTGTACAGGACTATCTGGTGTTTGGTAATGCCTATCTGGAAAAACGGACGAACCGCCTCGGCGGTATTCTGTCGCTGGAGCCATCGCTGGCGAAGTACACCCGGCGCGGAGTGGATCTGGATACCTACTGGTTTGTGCAGTACGGCATGACCACCCAGCCGTATGAGTTCACCAGAGGCAGCATTTTTCACCTGATGGAGCCGGATTTAAACCAGGAGATTTACGGCCTGCCGGAGTACCTGTCCGCCATCCCTTCAGCCCTGCTGAATGAATCCGCCACGCTGTTCCGCCGTAAGTACTACATCAACGGCAGCCACGCAGGCTTCATCATGTATATGACTGACGCCGCGCAGAACCAGGAGGACGTGAACAACATCCGCCAGGCCATGAAAAGCGCCAAAGGGCCAGGTAATTTCCGCAACCTGTTTATGTACTCGCCCAACGGCAAAAAGGACGGCATCCAGATCATCCCATTGTCAGAGGTTGCGGCAAAGGATGAGTTTCTGAATATCAAAAACGTGAGTCGCGATGACATGATGGCAGCGCACCGCGTTCCACCGCAAATGATGGGGATCATGCCGAGCAATGTTGGGGGGTTTGGGGATGTGGAGAAGGCGGCAAATGTATTCGTTCGAAATGAACTTTTGCCATTGCAAAAAAGGCTGGAAGAATTGAACGATTGGGTAGGTATAAATGTTTTAAATTTTAAAAATTACAATTTAAACTAG
- a CDS encoding glycoside hydrolase family protein: MNPSIVKRCLVGAVLAIAATLPGFQSLHTSVEGLKLIADYEGCRLQPYQCSAGVWTDGIGNTSGVVPGKTITERQAAQGLINNVLLTEKRLDACLTVKPPQHVYDSLVSIGFNVGTGAICRSTMVSYINRQQWWQACNQLPRWIYVNGVKNKGLENRRARELAWCLKGTGA; the protein is encoded by the coding sequence ATGAATCCTTCAATCGTTAAGCGCTGCCTTGTCGGGGCGGTGCTGGCTATCGCCGCCACGCTGCCCGGTTTCCAGTCGCTTCATACCTCCGTTGAGGGTCTGAAACTGATCGCCGATTACGAGGGATGCCGCTTGCAGCCTTATCAGTGCAGTGCGGGCGTATGGACTGACGGTATCGGCAATACGTCCGGTGTGGTGCCGGGGAAAACCATCACGGAACGGCAGGCGGCGCAGGGGTTAATAAACAATGTGTTGCTGACTGAAAAAAGGCTGGATGCCTGCCTGACGGTGAAGCCACCGCAGCATGTCTACGATTCGCTGGTGAGTATTGGTTTCAATGTGGGGACCGGCGCGATCTGCAGGTCAACCATGGTGTCATATATCAATCGCCAGCAGTGGTGGCAGGCATGCAACCAGCTACCGCGCTGGATTTACGTTAACGGTGTGAAAAATAAAGGTCTGGAGAACCGCCGCGCGAGGGAACTGGCCTGGTGTCTGAAAGGAACTGGAGCGTGA